The following coding sequences are from one Mycobacterium bourgelatii window:
- a CDS encoding PAC2 family protein produces MLDGGDLLPELHNTVVVAAFEGWNDAGDAASDAVAHLTSTWDALPIVEIDDEAYYDYQVNRPVIRQVDGVTRELEWPAMRISHCRPPGSDRDVVLMNGVEPNMRWRTFCDELLAIIDKLNVDTVVILGALLADTPHTRPVPVTGAAYSPDSARMFGLQETRYEGPTGIAGVFQYACVAAGIPAVTFWAAVPHYVSHPPNPKATVALLRRVEDVLDIEVPLGDLPAQAEAWEREITEMAADDEELSEYVHSLEQHGDAAIDVNDALGSIDGDALAAEFERYLKRRRPGFGR; encoded by the coding sequence GTGCTCGACGGCGGCGACCTGCTGCCCGAACTGCACAACACCGTCGTGGTGGCGGCTTTCGAGGGTTGGAATGACGCGGGTGACGCCGCCAGCGATGCGGTGGCGCACCTGACGTCGACCTGGGACGCGCTGCCCATCGTGGAGATCGACGACGAGGCGTACTACGACTACCAGGTGAACCGTCCGGTCATCCGTCAGGTCGACGGGGTCACCCGGGAACTGGAATGGCCTGCCATGCGGATCTCGCACTGCCGCCCGCCCGGCAGCGATCGCGACGTGGTCCTGATGAACGGCGTCGAACCGAACATGCGCTGGCGCACGTTCTGCGACGAGCTGCTGGCGATCATCGACAAGCTCAACGTGGATACGGTGGTGATCCTCGGAGCGCTCCTGGCCGACACCCCGCATACCCGCCCGGTGCCGGTCACCGGAGCGGCCTACTCCCCCGACTCGGCGCGGATGTTCGGTCTTCAGGAGACCCGATACGAAGGGCCGACGGGCATCGCCGGGGTGTTCCAGTACGCGTGCGTGGCGGCCGGCATTCCCGCGGTGACGTTCTGGGCGGCGGTGCCGCACTACGTGTCGCACCCGCCGAACCCCAAGGCGACGGTGGCGCTGCTGCGCCGGGTCGAGGACGTGCTCGACATCGAGGTGCCCCTGGGTGACTTGCCGGCACAGGCCGAGGCGTGGGAACGCGAGATCACCGAGATGGCCGCCGACGACGAGGAACTGAGCGAATACGTCCACTCGCTGGAACAACACGGCGACGCGGCCATCGATGTCAACGATGCGCTGGGCAGCATCGACGGTGACGCGCTGGCCGCGGAGTTCGAGCGGTATCTCAAACGCCGACGTCCGGGGTTCGGGCGCTAG
- a CDS encoding IS1634 family transposase produces the protein MAYVRKVRTASGAVAVQVARKDQGKVVVLAHLGSAHTDAELGVLLDQARQMVLEGQAALDFEVSARAQSMADVADFRERALVAVPAKPGQSAPVVAPGRTLGTSSRLLYDLLAHVYDWLGFDEVGDEVFRDLVIARIVEPTSKIDALRVLADLGATLVSYKTIDRHVRNLHAGPARAVVAAKCFEHSRDCGGLSLLLYDTTTLHFQAEHEDELRRVGYSKDRRIDPQIVVGLLVDRTGMPLEIGCFEGNTAETTTIVPIIRGFVERHQLQGIPMVVAADAGMLSAANLKALDELELSFIVGSRTTKAPGDLESHFHWNGDVFTDGQIIDTVTPRHGNNKVNDCNKRAEPVWNPQAHPGAWRALWAYSAKRARRDQRTLAAQEARARAIVEGSKVARTARFVKVRGTDRTIDEPSLARAQSLVGLKGYVTNVPVTVMPAAEVIAKYHDLWHVEKSFRMSKSDLEARPMFNRMRDAIEAHLTIVFAALAVSHVIQSRTGVSIAKVIKALRPLRSATININGATQTFPTAIPHAERKILTDLGFKPGY, from the coding sequence GTGGCGTATGTGCGGAAGGTGCGCACTGCCTCGGGTGCGGTGGCGGTGCAGGTGGCACGCAAGGATCAGGGCAAGGTGGTGGTCCTGGCTCATCTGGGTTCGGCGCATACCGATGCTGAACTGGGGGTTCTGCTGGATCAGGCACGGCAGATGGTTCTCGAAGGCCAGGCCGCTCTCGATTTCGAGGTATCTGCACGTGCCCAGTCGATGGCCGATGTGGCCGATTTCCGGGAGCGCGCCCTGGTCGCAGTGCCGGCCAAGCCCGGGCAGTCAGCACCGGTGGTGGCTCCGGGACGCACGCTGGGCACCAGTTCGCGCTTGCTTTATGACCTGCTTGCCCACGTGTATGACTGGCTCGGTTTCGACGAGGTCGGCGACGAGGTGTTCCGGGACCTGGTAATCGCCCGGATCGTGGAGCCGACGAGCAAGATCGACGCGTTGCGGGTGTTGGCCGACCTCGGGGCAACGCTGGTGTCGTACAAGACCATTGACCGCCACGTCCGCAACCTGCACGCCGGCCCCGCCCGTGCCGTGGTCGCCGCGAAATGCTTTGAGCATTCCCGTGATTGCGGAGGCCTGTCACTGTTGCTCTATGACACGACCACTCTTCACTTTCAGGCCGAACACGAAGACGAGCTGCGCCGAGTGGGGTACTCAAAAGACCGCCGCATCGACCCTCAAATTGTCGTCGGACTGCTGGTGGACCGCACCGGGATGCCGTTGGAGATCGGGTGTTTCGAAGGCAACACCGCCGAGACGACCACCATCGTGCCGATCATCCGCGGCTTCGTCGAACGCCACCAACTCCAAGGCATCCCGATGGTGGTGGCCGCTGATGCCGGGATGCTGTCGGCGGCCAACCTCAAAGCACTCGACGAACTGGAGCTCTCCTTCATCGTCGGCTCCCGCACGACCAAGGCGCCCGGGGATCTGGAATCCCATTTCCATTGGAATGGCGATGTTTTCACCGACGGACAGATCATCGATACCGTCACGCCGCGACACGGCAACAACAAGGTCAACGACTGCAACAAACGCGCCGAACCGGTCTGGAACCCCCAAGCTCACCCAGGAGCCTGGCGAGCACTCTGGGCCTACTCAGCGAAACGGGCCCGCCGCGACCAGAGGACCCTGGCCGCCCAAGAGGCCCGCGCGCGAGCCATCGTCGAGGGCTCCAAGGTGGCCAGGACCGCCCGGTTCGTGAAGGTCCGCGGCACTGATCGCACCATCGATGAGCCCAGTCTGGCGCGTGCACAATCCCTCGTAGGCCTCAAGGGGTATGTGACCAATGTGCCGGTCACGGTGATGCCGGCCGCAGAAGTCATCGCGAAATACCACGACCTGTGGCACGTGGAGAAGTCATTTCGGATGTCCAAGAGCGACCTCGAGGCTCGCCCGATGTTCAACCGCATGCGCGACGCCATTGAAGCGCACCTAACCATCGTGTTCGCCGCCCTGGCTGTCTCGCATGTCATCCAGTCGCGTACTGGGGTATCCATCGCCAAGGTCATCAAGGCGTTGCGGCCGCTGCGCAGCGCCACCATCAACATCAACGGCGCCACCCAAACCTTCCCAACGGCCATCCCCCACGCCGAACGCAAAATCCTCACCGACCTCGGCTTCAAACCTGGGTACTAA
- a CDS encoding PE family protein: MSFVQVQPPLLSWATGDLVEIGSAIRAANAAAQGPTAGLAAAAADEVSTGIAAIFGVYARSYQQAGAQALAYHEQLVRSLSSAGSWYAAAESTNAAVAQEVLNVVNAPTQAWLGRPLIGDGASGGPGQPGGAGGLLFGNGGHGGAGGPGQAGGAGGSAGLFGNGGNGGAGGAGAAGGNGGTGGWLYGHGGAGGDGGAAVSGINGGIAGPGGHGGSANWFGNGGSGGHGGAGLKGADGVNVIPDPTPAAPGAEGSDVFSTGTAPIIAGDGGPGADGGPGGTGGTGGEGGRAVNDISPSGPTVGGNGGAGGPGGNGGVGGMGGTAGSLTGPASAGAGGTGGDATAAGGAGGAGGQGGRAVTGSFLAFGGVGGDGGDGHVGADGGAGGGGGAGGNGGRGGLLVGSGGTGGAGGIGGAGGDGVVGGNGGDGGKGGIGQAASGGNSNGGRGGFGGDGNTGGSGGMGGIGGRGGAGGAGGLLIGDGGSGGAGGLGGAGGVGGIGGAGGTGGDGGVGTSFGGSAFSGNGGDGGNGGNGGAGGAGGGGEAGGAGGAGGLLSGKPGTHGAAGRGGDGGAGGGGGAGGVGGAPGGPDGDPGLGGNAGSTGSQGADGADG, from the coding sequence ATGTCGTTTGTTCAGGTGCAACCGCCTTTATTAAGTTGGGCCACTGGTGATTTGGTGGAAATCGGCTCGGCGATCAGGGCAGCCAACGCCGCAGCGCAGGGGCCTACGGCGGGGTTGGCGGCGGCTGCCGCCGATGAGGTGTCGACGGGCATCGCCGCGATTTTCGGTGTCTACGCGCGCAGCTACCAGCAGGCCGGTGCTCAGGCGCTGGCTTATCACGAGCAGCTGGTGCGGTCGTTGAGTTCGGCCGGGTCGTGGTATGCGGCTGCCGAGAGCACCAATGCGGCCGTGGCGCAAGAGGTGCTCAACGTGGTCAATGCGCCGACGCAGGCGTGGTTGGGGCGTCCGTTGATTGGCGATGGGGCCAGCGGTGGTCCGGGGCAACCGGGTGGGGCCGGAGGGTTGCTGTTTGGCAACGGCGGCCATGGTGGTGCCGGGGGGCCGGGGCAGGCCGGGGGCGCGGGTGGGAGTGCGGGGTTGTTCGGCAACGGCGGCAACGGTGGTGCCGGTGGGGCGGGGGCGGCCGGGGGGAACGGCGGTACGGGCGGCTGGCTTTACGGCCATGGTGGCGCCGGTGGGGACGGTGGGGCTGCGGTGTCCGGTATCAACGGCGGCATTGCCGGGCCGGGTGGCCATGGCGGCAGCGCCAATTGGTTCGGCAATGGCGGGAGTGGGGGACACGGTGGTGCTGGTCTTAAGGGGGCGGACGGCGTCAATGTCATTCCCGATCCCACCCCGGCGGCACCCGGCGCGGAGGGTTCCGATGTCTTCAGCACGGGGACAGCGCCGATTATTGCCGGCGACGGCGGTCCTGGTGCCGACGGCGGTCCCGGCGGTACCGGCGGCACTGGCGGGGAGGGTGGGCGCGCCGTGAATGACATCTCCCCATCCGGGCCGACCGTGGGCGGTAATGGTGGTGCGGGTGGTCCCGGCGGCAACGGCGGCGTGGGCGGCATGGGCGGAACAGCAGGTTCCTTAACCGGTCCCGCGTCGGCCGGCGCCGGCGGTACGGGTGGAGATGCCACTGCCGCCGGTGGTGCCGGTGGTGCCGGCGGACAAGGTGGGAGGGCTGTCACCGGAAGCTTCCTCGCCTTCGGGGGTGTGGGCGGGGACGGGGGGGACGGCCATGTTGGCGCCGATGGCGGTGCCGGGGGTGGCGGTGGTGCCGGTGGTAACGGTGGTCGCGGTGGTTTGTTGGTCGGCTCTGGTGGCACTGGCGGTGCCGGCGGCATCGGAGGGGCCGGCGGTGACGGTGTCGTTGGTGGCAATGGAGGCGACGGCGGGAAAGGTGGCATAGGCCAAGCGGCCTCAGGGGGCAACTCCAATGGTGGCCGCGGTGGTTTCGGCGGCGACGGCAACACGGGAGGCTCCGGTGGCATGGGCGGCATTGGGGGCCGGGGCGGCGCCGGCGGCGCCGGCGGGCTCCTCATCGGTGACGGCGGGTCAGGCGGCGCAGGGGGGCTTGGTGGCGCCGGCGGGGTAGGTGGCATCGGCGGTGCAGGCGGGACCGGGGGAGACGGCGGGGTCGGCACTTCCTTCGGCGGCAGCGCCTTCAGCGGCAATGGCGGTGATGGCGGCAACGGGGGTAATGGCGGTGCCGGAGGCGCCGGAGGTGGCGGGGAGGCCGGCGGTGCCGGCGGCGCGGGCGGCTTGCTGAGTGGTAAGCCGGGCACCCATGGTGCGGCCGGGCGTGGTGGCGACGGTGGAGCAGGTGGAGGCGGCGGTGCCGGTGGCGTGGGTGGTGCCCCTGGCGGCCCGGACGGGGATCCTGGCCTTGGTGGCAATGCCGGCAGCACCGGTAGCCAGGGTGCCGACGGCGCGGATGGGTAA